The following proteins are co-located in the Chryseobacterium daecheongense genome:
- a CDS encoding TonB-dependent receptor, whose translation MNQTEIINLFTKKTLGLTFVLSAAAFAFGQEKAAISGTIVSKNNQPVPYASVTFSNKENKLLSDAALTDEKGQYKLDLAPGNYDITVEAIDYKKSVVNKQIAAAGNIGALSIEPEKSATNLKTGDIQGVTITVQAKPYKVELDKRTYDPSQDIVSKGGNLQDVLSNVPSVSVETDGTVSMRGSSNVKFLINGKPSALLGIDDGANALQSIPADQIDRIEVITNPSSKFEASGTAGILNIILKKNKKTGFNGSVVGTLGYLPQTSLNTNLSWRKGKFNWFLNGGGGYRESKNTSRNNSIFSSGTTSQIDNESITKSKNDNYNASAGVVYDINDKTSVNASGTVRTFDNNSNGNVTYYDYFTNNTTGFRQRSNTGNGNNLAFQGDFGLDHKFDDKGQNLSLSASLQRNRSNNDTNIYDTNNNVFQLEDFVAQKTLNRSFIGKADYELPIGENSKIEAGYRLDINKNDYNNMVMESTASHPLLSYLEDYSYNATYKEMFNAFYLQFKSKIGKLGYQLGLRDEISKVDIDYLNLAGGAQKTTKNYNNLFPSVFLSYEIAKDNQFLVNYSRRIDRPRSFFMIPNPSYNDNQNIFDGNIDLNPSYVDSYEVGYSISKKSFTINPTLYYRHSSDDVKMLVYKTVDDNDITTFHTKPINLGNDDRYGLDLNFNWDATKWLKFMGNVDLFGYKTTGSYYDPKTMDKPMSFDGSGFSTRARLTSTFKVDKTFNFQLQGFYRGAQKTQSQDRKDMYAISLGVSKTIWDGNGTIGFNIQDIFNTRAMRSTTYGTDFTRDSYMQWQPRQFALSLTYRFKQGEKVDQPKKKKDINANAAGDDQQAPM comes from the coding sequence ATGAATCAGACGGAAATTATTAACCTTTTTACAAAAAAAACCTTAGGGCTTACTTTTGTTCTTTCGGCGGCAGCATTTGCTTTCGGACAGGAAAAAGCAGCTATATCAGGGACAATTGTTAGTAAAAACAATCAGCCTGTTCCTTATGCCTCAGTCACCTTCAGCAATAAAGAAAATAAATTACTTAGTGATGCTGCTCTTACTGATGAAAAAGGACAGTATAAACTTGATCTTGCTCCCGGGAATTACGACATCACCGTTGAAGCAATTGATTACAAAAAAAGTGTAGTTAATAAACAAATTGCAGCTGCAGGAAATATTGGCGCCTTATCCATTGAGCCTGAAAAAAGTGCAACCAACCTTAAAACGGGAGATATACAAGGTGTAACGATTACGGTACAAGCGAAGCCATATAAAGTGGAACTTGACAAAAGAACATATGACCCCTCTCAGGATATTGTAAGTAAGGGAGGAAATCTTCAGGATGTATTATCCAATGTTCCTTCTGTTTCTGTTGAAACGGACGGTACAGTTTCTATGAGGGGAAGTTCTAATGTGAAGTTTTTAATTAATGGAAAACCTTCTGCATTACTTGGTATTGATGATGGTGCCAATGCTTTGCAAAGTATTCCTGCAGATCAGATCGATCGAATCGAGGTTATTACAAACCCTTCTTCGAAATTTGAAGCCAGCGGTACTGCAGGTATTTTAAATATTATTTTAAAGAAAAATAAGAAAACAGGTTTTAACGGTAGTGTTGTTGGAACTTTAGGATATCTTCCACAAACTTCTCTCAATACCAACTTAAGTTGGAGAAAAGGAAAATTCAATTGGTTTTTAAATGGAGGTGGTGGATACCGCGAGTCTAAAAATACAAGCAGAAACAATTCAATATTTTCAAGTGGTACAACAAGCCAGATTGACAACGAGTCCATTACAAAGAGTAAAAATGATAATTATAACGCTTCTGCGGGGGTAGTTTATGATATCAATGACAAAACCTCCGTAAACGCATCCGGTACTGTAAGAACTTTTGACAACAACAGCAACGGGAACGTAACCTATTATGATTACTTCACCAATAATACAACAGGTTTCAGACAAAGATCGAATACAGGAAATGGCAATAACTTAGCATTTCAGGGAGATTTCGGACTTGATCACAAATTTGATGATAAAGGCCAGAATTTATCCCTCTCAGCAAGTTTGCAAAGGAACCGATCTAATAATGATACCAATATATATGATACCAACAATAACGTTTTCCAGCTTGAAGATTTTGTAGCACAGAAAACACTTAACCGATCATTTATAGGAAAAGCTGATTATGAACTTCCGATTGGTGAAAATTCTAAGATTGAAGCCGGTTATAGATTAGATATCAATAAAAATGACTATAATAACATGGTCATGGAAAGCACAGCATCCCATCCTTTGCTATCTTATCTTGAAGATTACTCATACAACGCGACTTACAAAGAAATGTTTAATGCATTTTATCTTCAGTTTAAAAGCAAAATCGGAAAGCTCGGGTATCAACTGGGTTTAAGGGACGAAATTTCCAAAGTAGATATTGATTATTTAAATCTTGCCGGAGGAGCTCAAAAAACAACCAAAAACTATAATAACCTTTTCCCTAGTGTATTTCTAAGCTATGAAATAGCAAAAGACAATCAGTTTTTAGTAAATTATTCAAGAAGGATTGATCGTCCACGTTCATTCTTTATGATCCCAAATCCAAGTTATAATGACAATCAAAACATTTTTGACGGGAATATTGATCTGAATCCATCTTATGTCGATTCTTACGAAGTAGGATACAGCATTTCTAAAAAAAGCTTTACCATCAACCCTACGCTTTACTACAGACACTCAAGTGATGATGTTAAAATGCTGGTGTACAAAACAGTTGATGATAACGATATTACAACATTTCATACAAAGCCAATCAACTTAGGAAATGACGATCGCTATGGTCTAGATCTAAATTTTAATTGGGACGCAACCAAATGGTTAAAATTTATGGGAAATGTTGACCTGTTTGGCTATAAGACTACCGGTAGTTATTACGATCCTAAAACCATGGATAAACCAATGTCATTTGATGGAAGTGGCTTTTCTACAAGAGCCAGATTAACATCTACCTTTAAAGTTGATAAAACTTTTAATTTCCAGCTACAAGGTTTCTATAGAGGAGCACAAAAGACCCAGAGCCAGGACAGAAAAGATATGTATGCAATAAGTTTAGGAGTTTCCAAAACGATATGGGATGGCAATGGTACGATAGGTTTCAATATTCA